Proteins encoded in a region of the Phoenix dactylifera cultivar Barhee BC4 chromosome 3, palm_55x_up_171113_PBpolish2nd_filt_p, whole genome shotgun sequence genome:
- the LOC103706217 gene encoding myb family transcription factor PHL7-like isoform X1 produces the protein MYHAKKFSTISMLPHKAQGTEQLANAGVMGGSNVSNPINSGGSGKQRLRWTSDLHDRFVDAITQLGGPDRATPKGVLRVMGVPGITIYHVKSHLQKYRLAKYLPESPADGSKDEKKDSGDSLSSMDSASGIQINEALKIQMEVQKRLHEQLEVQRQLQLRIEAQGKYLQKIIEEQQKLGGALKVTEESQKSSESPSASQDCLGGPSPLKKPRIADQSPDATHETPLPESKPDFIGQWNQEFYESSVTHFAFDSRSEFKEDGNNCGQPEKHFVGANADRS, from the exons ATGTACCATGCAAAGAAATTTTCAACTATTTCCATGCTTCCGCATAAGGCCCAAGGCACTGAGCAACTTGCTAATGCTGGAGTTATGGGTGGATCGAATGTAAGCAATCCAATTAATTCTGGGGGCAGTGGGAAACAACGATTAAGATGGACTTCAGATCTTCATGACCGTTTTGTTGATGCAATCACACAACTCGGTGGACCAGATA GAGCAACACCTAAAGGGGTTCTACGAGTAATGGGTGTACCTGGAATTACAATATATCATGTAAAAAGCCACTTGCAG AAGTACCGCCTTGCAAAATATCTACCAGAATCTCCAGCTGATG GTTCAAAAGATGAAAAGAAGGACTCTGGTGATTCCCTCTCTAGCATGGATTCCGCATc AGGAATACAGATCAATGAAGCTTTGAAGATACAAATGGAGGTTCAGAAGCGGCTCCACGAACAACTTGAG gtCCAAAGACAGTTGCAGCTGAGAATTGAAGCTCAGGGGAAATACCTGCAGAAAATAATCGAGGAGCAGCAGAAGCTAGGTGGTGCCCTTAAAGTCACAGAGGAAAGTCAGAAATCCTCTGAATCTCCGTCGGCTTCACAGGACTGCCTTGGTGGCCCTTCTCCGCTCAAGAAACCAAGAATTGCTGATCAGTCACCGGATGCAACCCATGAAACACCTCTACCAGAGTCCAAGCCTGACTTCATCGGTCAGTGGAATCAAGAATTCTATGAAAGCAGTGTTACTCATTTTGCATTTGATTCACGGTCAGAATTCAAAGAGGATGGAAATAATTGTGGGCAGCCGGAGAAGCATTTTGTGGGGGCTAATGCTGACAGAAGTTGA
- the LOC103706217 gene encoding myb family transcription factor PHL7-like isoform X3 — translation MGVPGITIYHVKSHLQKYRLAKYLPESPADGSKDEKKDSGDSLSSMDSASGIQINEALKIQMEVQKRLHEQLEVQRQLQLRIEAQGKYLQKIIEEQQKLGGALKVTEESQKSSESPSASQDCLGGPSPLKKPRIADQSPDATHETPLPESKPDFIGQWNQEFYESSVTHFAFDSRSEFKEDGNNCGQPEKHFVGANADRS, via the exons ATGGGTGTACCTGGAATTACAATATATCATGTAAAAAGCCACTTGCAG AAGTACCGCCTTGCAAAATATCTACCAGAATCTCCAGCTGATG GTTCAAAAGATGAAAAGAAGGACTCTGGTGATTCCCTCTCTAGCATGGATTCCGCATc AGGAATACAGATCAATGAAGCTTTGAAGATACAAATGGAGGTTCAGAAGCGGCTCCACGAACAACTTGAG gtCCAAAGACAGTTGCAGCTGAGAATTGAAGCTCAGGGGAAATACCTGCAGAAAATAATCGAGGAGCAGCAGAAGCTAGGTGGTGCCCTTAAAGTCACAGAGGAAAGTCAGAAATCCTCTGAATCTCCGTCGGCTTCACAGGACTGCCTTGGTGGCCCTTCTCCGCTCAAGAAACCAAGAATTGCTGATCAGTCACCGGATGCAACCCATGAAACACCTCTACCAGAGTCCAAGCCTGACTTCATCGGTCAGTGGAATCAAGAATTCTATGAAAGCAGTGTTACTCATTTTGCATTTGATTCACGGTCAGAATTCAAAGAGGATGGAAATAATTGTGGGCAGCCGGAGAAGCATTTTGTGGGGGCTAATGCTGACAGAAGTTGA
- the LOC120110264 gene encoding leucine-rich repeat protein 1-like, with protein MAVAPRVAARALALAVTVVLLAAPAAGNSEGDALFALRRSLSDPDNVLESWDPTLVNPCTWFHITCNQENRVTRLDLGNSNLSGHLVPELGKLEHLQYLELYKNNIQGTIPAELGNLKSLISLDLYNNNISGIIPPTLGKLKALVFLRLNNNQLTGPIPRELVGISNLKVIDVSKNNLCGTIPTSGPFEHIPLNNFENNPRLEGPELQGLAAYDTNC; from the exons ATGGCCGTTGCACCGCGTGTCGCGGCCCGAGCCCTAGCCCTAGCCGTGACCGTCGTCCTCCTCGCCGCCCCGGCCGCTGGGAACTCCGAGGGCGACGCGCTCTTCGCCCTCCGACGGAGCCTCTCCGACCCCGACAACGTCCTTGAGTCCTGGGATCCCACACTCGTCAACCCCTGCACCTGGTTCCACATCACCTGCAACCAGGAGAACCGCGTCACCAGACT GGACTTAGGAAATTCGAATCTGTCAGGCCATTTGGTACCTGAACTTGGAAAGCTTGAACATTTGCAGTATCT GGAGCTTTACAAAAACAACATTCAAGGGACAATCCCAGCTGAACTTGGTAATCTAAAGAGCCTGATTAGCTTGGACTTGTATAACAACAACATTTCAGGGATTATACCTCCAACACTGGGCAAACTGAAGGCTTTGGTATTCTT ACGGCTCAATAACAACCAATTAACCGGACCAATCCCAAGGGAACTTGTTGGAATTTCTAATCTCAAAGTTAT AGATGTCTCAAAGAACAACCTTTGTGGGACCATTCCTACCTCTGGACCTTTTGAACACATCCCCTTGAACAA CTTCGAGAATAATCCTCGGTTGGAAGGTCCCGAGTTGCAAGGGCTTGCAGCCTATGATACAAACTGCTAG
- the LOC103706217 gene encoding myb family transcription factor PHL7-like isoform X2, with amino-acid sequence MTVLLMQSHNSVDQIVGATPKGVLRVMGVPGITIYHVKSHLQKYRLAKYLPESPADGSKDEKKDSGDSLSSMDSASGIQINEALKIQMEVQKRLHEQLEVQRQLQLRIEAQGKYLQKIIEEQQKLGGALKVTEESQKSSESPSASQDCLGGPSPLKKPRIADQSPDATHETPLPESKPDFIGQWNQEFYESSVTHFAFDSRSEFKEDGNNCGQPEKHFVGANADRS; translated from the exons ATGACCGTTTTGTTGATGCAATCACACAACTCGGTGGACCAGATAGTGG GAGCAACACCTAAAGGGGTTCTACGAGTAATGGGTGTACCTGGAATTACAATATATCATGTAAAAAGCCACTTGCAG AAGTACCGCCTTGCAAAATATCTACCAGAATCTCCAGCTGATG GTTCAAAAGATGAAAAGAAGGACTCTGGTGATTCCCTCTCTAGCATGGATTCCGCATc AGGAATACAGATCAATGAAGCTTTGAAGATACAAATGGAGGTTCAGAAGCGGCTCCACGAACAACTTGAG gtCCAAAGACAGTTGCAGCTGAGAATTGAAGCTCAGGGGAAATACCTGCAGAAAATAATCGAGGAGCAGCAGAAGCTAGGTGGTGCCCTTAAAGTCACAGAGGAAAGTCAGAAATCCTCTGAATCTCCGTCGGCTTCACAGGACTGCCTTGGTGGCCCTTCTCCGCTCAAGAAACCAAGAATTGCTGATCAGTCACCGGATGCAACCCATGAAACACCTCTACCAGAGTCCAAGCCTGACTTCATCGGTCAGTGGAATCAAGAATTCTATGAAAGCAGTGTTACTCATTTTGCATTTGATTCACGGTCAGAATTCAAAGAGGATGGAAATAATTGTGGGCAGCCGGAGAAGCATTTTGTGGGGGCTAATGCTGACAGAAGTTGA